In one Vibrio sp. VB16 genomic region, the following are encoded:
- a CDS encoding thiopurine S-methyltransferase has product MKDSEFWHKKWASNQIGFHLEDVNPLLIRYWDRTNPRASDNVLVPLCGKSEDLIWLAAKHDAVQGIEISDIAVRSFFSEHFYTPTVVRLDSAHELYQFDELSIYVGDVFTASVSNVDIIYDRAALVALPEDMREEYVNRLKSLLNNGGRLLLVTLDYVQSEMSGPPFSVDETEIRRLFSDYKLTMLNRDQADENHPKISKKGLSRFAELVWLIEDDG; this is encoded by the coding sequence ATGAAAGATAGTGAATTTTGGCACAAAAAATGGGCATCCAACCAGATTGGTTTTCATTTGGAAGATGTAAATCCTTTACTCATTCGATATTGGGATAGAACCAACCCTCGCGCTTCGGATAACGTGTTGGTTCCACTATGTGGTAAGAGTGAAGACCTAATCTGGCTTGCCGCTAAACATGACGCAGTGCAAGGCATTGAAATTAGTGATATTGCAGTGCGTTCATTTTTTTCTGAACATTTTTATACACCAACCGTTGTAAGGCTCGACTCCGCACATGAGCTTTATCAATTTGATGAGCTATCGATTTATGTCGGCGATGTTTTTACGGCGTCGGTAAGTAATGTCGATATTATATATGATCGAGCTGCATTAGTTGCGCTTCCTGAAGATATGAGAGAAGAGTACGTAAACAGGCTAAAATCACTGCTCAATAATGGAGGGCGGCTATTATTAGTGACACTCGATTATGTTCAGTCTGAAATGTCAGGCCCACCATTTAGTGTCGACGAGACGGAAATAAGACGACTGTTTAGCGATTACAAATTAACTATGCTCAATAGAGATCAAGCAGATGAAAACCACCCTAAGATATCGAAAAAGGGCTTGAGCCGATTTGCAGAGTTGGTTTGGCTGATAGAAGATGATGGATAA
- the purT gene encoding formate-dependent phosphoribosylglycinamide formyltransferase, with the protein MLGTATRAGATRVLLLGSGELGKEVAIECHRLGLEVIACDRYEDAPAMQVAHRSHVFDMLDGDALSAVIALEKPDYVVPEIEAIATDTLVKLETKGLNVVPTANATKLTMNREGIRRLASEDLSILTSPYKFADSLDDFKLAVREVGIPCVVKPIMSSSGKGQSIIKSEDDVLQAWEYAQDGGRTGAGRVIVEGFVDFDYEITLLTIRAVDGVHFCQPVGHRQEDGDYRESWQPQAMSEVALKAAEYISEQVVDALGGYGLFGVELFVKGDKVIFNEVSPRPHDTGMVTMISQELSEFALHVRAFIGMPINKIIQHGPSASAVILGEGTSDNLRYEGLCDALATPKTQVRLFGKPNINGRRRLGVALTQRETLEQAIDDAKKAAEKVKVIY; encoded by the coding sequence ATGCTGGGTACTGCTACTCGCGCTGGTGCGACTCGAGTTTTATTATTAGGTTCAGGTGAATTAGGTAAAGAAGTGGCGATAGAATGCCACCGACTTGGCTTAGAGGTTATCGCTTGTGACAGATATGAAGACGCCCCTGCGATGCAAGTAGCACATCGTAGTCATGTGTTCGATATGCTCGATGGTGACGCGCTAAGCGCTGTCATCGCGTTAGAAAAACCAGATTATGTTGTACCAGAGATAGAAGCCATCGCAACGGATACTCTGGTCAAACTCGAAACAAAGGGGCTTAACGTTGTCCCTACAGCAAACGCAACCAAACTAACGATGAACCGTGAAGGTATTCGTCGTTTAGCCTCTGAAGACCTGTCCATTCTAACCTCACCATACAAATTCGCCGATTCACTAGATGATTTTAAGCTCGCAGTAAGGGAAGTTGGCATACCCTGCGTAGTAAAGCCAATAATGAGCTCTTCTGGTAAAGGTCAAAGCATTATTAAAAGTGAAGACGATGTCTTGCAAGCATGGGAATATGCGCAAGATGGAGGCAGAACTGGCGCTGGACGCGTTATCGTTGAGGGCTTCGTTGACTTTGATTATGAAATTACGCTCCTTACCATTAGAGCCGTTGATGGAGTGCATTTTTGTCAGCCAGTTGGCCATCGACAAGAGGATGGCGACTACAGAGAGTCATGGCAACCACAAGCAATGTCAGAGGTCGCGTTAAAAGCGGCTGAATACATCTCAGAGCAGGTTGTCGATGCATTAGGTGGGTACGGCCTATTTGGTGTCGAATTGTTTGTAAAAGGGGATAAGGTTATTTTTAATGAAGTATCCCCTCGCCCGCATGATACCGGTATGGTCACCATGATTTCACAAGAGCTCTCAGAATTTGCGTTACATGTTCGGGCCTTCATTGGAATGCCAATTAATAAGATCATTCAACATGGTCCATCCGCTTCTGCTGTCATTCTGGGGGAAGGGACTTCCGATAACCTTCGTTATGAAGGGCTATGCGATGCGTTGGCGACACCAAAGACGCAGGTAAGGCTGTTTGGTAAACCGAATATTAATGGCCGACGTAGACTTGGTGTAGCCTTAACTCAACGTGAGACATTAGAACAAGCCATTGATGACGCTAAAAAGGCAGCGGAAAAAGTGAAAGTAATCTATTAA
- the cdd gene encoding cytidine deaminase, translated as MNSRLDAALNDTPKSIADYLRSLFNSENFDATISAQQFEELLVLSGLSDDELRICLLPFAAAYSYAPISEFYVGSIVRGLSGRLYFGANMEFIGAQMSQTVHAEQCGISHAWMKGETGIIDITVNYSPCGHCRQFMNELTTANELKVQLPERDEMSLQQYLPDSFGPADLDIDARLMDGKTRSYQTHESDPLVLKAVEALNYSHAPYSENHSGVALRLADGSVYLGSYAENAAFNPSLPPLQVALAQILMAGKSFEQIDTAALAELSAGKISNLDGTQSTLDALNPDITFAYISL; from the coding sequence ATGAACTCTCGATTAGACGCAGCGCTAAACGATACACCTAAGTCAATAGCTGATTATTTAAGAAGTCTATTTAACTCAGAAAATTTCGATGCCACCATTTCTGCGCAACAATTTGAAGAACTCTTAGTACTTTCTGGATTGAGTGACGACGAGCTTCGAATTTGCTTACTTCCATTTGCAGCCGCTTACTCATACGCTCCTATTTCAGAGTTTTATGTTGGTTCTATCGTTCGTGGATTATCAGGAAGACTATACTTCGGCGCAAACATGGAATTTATCGGTGCGCAGATGAGCCAAACCGTACACGCCGAACAGTGTGGTATAAGCCATGCTTGGATGAAAGGTGAAACTGGAATCATAGATATTACCGTTAACTATAGTCCATGTGGTCACTGCCGACAGTTCATGAACGAGTTAACCACAGCCAACGAACTAAAAGTGCAACTGCCTGAACGTGACGAAATGTCGCTTCAGCAATATCTCCCGGATTCATTTGGGCCTGCTGATCTAGATATAGATGCGCGTTTAATGGACGGTAAAACAAGGTCTTATCAAACCCATGAAAGCGACCCTTTGGTGTTAAAGGCGGTTGAGGCACTCAACTACAGTCATGCACCATATTCAGAGAATCATAGTGGCGTTGCTCTAAGGTTAGCTGACGGTTCTGTTTACTTAGGTTCCTATGCAGAGAATGCAGCGTTCAACCCTAGCCTTCCTCCTCTTCAAGTTGCGCTCGCTCAAATTCTTATGGCAGGTAAGTCATTCGAGCAGATTGATACTGCAGCTCTGGCGGAGTTGTCAGCAGGTAAAATAAGTAATCTTGACGGGACTCAGTCAACCTTAGATGCCCTAAACCCCGACATTACGTTTGCTTATATCTCACTATAG
- a CDS encoding phosphoribosylglycinamide formyltransferase yields MNVMLRTILTLLVFSRASAFASVEPVSQSQQEKEQTQSQINPKLFKHSLSGLYGISSIKHDASQPYSDFDALYSQAQKAQLELETICISTALLTNSHAISVGVKSRQRAETKIKTDLANNVNQITDLARATIVSDDIESLVSTFELLEKQANIISVKNRFKKPAPSGYRDLNILVELPETKIIAEVQLHLAEIAKVKSGPEHDLYKQIQDIERGALSSNRAISEIENAKIEGLRRQSLDLYHYAWQPYITTNIKAA; encoded by the coding sequence ATGAACGTTATGCTGCGTACCATCCTCACCCTATTGGTGTTTAGCCGGGCATCTGCATTCGCCTCTGTTGAACCTGTTTCTCAAAGTCAGCAAGAAAAAGAACAAACACAAAGCCAAATTAACCCAAAACTGTTTAAACACAGTTTAAGTGGGCTTTATGGTATATCTTCTATCAAACATGATGCTAGTCAACCCTACTCTGATTTCGATGCTCTATATAGTCAGGCTCAAAAAGCACAGCTTGAATTAGAAACCATATGTATAAGCACCGCTTTATTGACTAATTCTCACGCGATTTCCGTCGGAGTAAAGTCAAGACAACGAGCTGAAACAAAGATAAAAACAGATCTAGCGAACAATGTGAATCAAATTACCGATTTAGCAAGAGCTACTATCGTATCTGACGATATTGAAAGTCTAGTTTCCACTTTCGAGTTACTCGAAAAACAAGCAAATATAATTAGTGTTAAAAATCGCTTTAAAAAACCAGCACCTTCTGGATATCGTGACTTGAATATTCTTGTTGAACTACCAGAGACGAAAATTATAGCGGAAGTGCAGTTGCATCTTGCTGAGATTGCAAAAGTAAAAAGTGGTCCTGAACACGATTTATACAAACAGATTCAGGATATTGAACGCGGTGCATTATCATCAAACCGTGCGATAAGTGAGATTGAAAACGCCAAAATTGAAGGCTTAAGAAGACAATCTTTAGACCTATATCATTATGCTTGGCAACCCTATATCACGACGAATATAAAGGCAGCATAA